The following proteins come from a genomic window of Aspergillus oryzae RIB40 DNA, chromosome 4:
- a CDS encoding uncharacterized protein (predicted protein), with protein MAPSPDHHGSAVLSDMNRDAEYDLSDKDTEKQQEEKARPEYQDTFGDEEYAEVKYKVLSWWYVVALPQLSKDDNLLTSFIQAMWFSDGRGNSLTGNSLVTRRGCCLRPCPFRWRYPHIQSMADAGEVLLGKFGREFLGTGQLLLVIFIMASHILTFTVAMNSITDHGTCSIVFGVVGLVISYVLCLPRTSAKVSYLSIASFISVFSAVMIVMIALGIQRPWHGGVQATVDTSLYKAFLAVCNIVFSFSGHVAFFGFMSELKDPKDYPKSLFLLQGIDVILYIVTAVVIYYYAGQDVTSPALGSASPVVRKVAYGIALPTIIIGGVVNGHVACKYVYVRLFRGSDRMHKKDLVATGSWVLLMLGLWIVAWVIAEAIPVFNNLLSLVVRDLDFSALPPNIQLTYILGLSLRELVHLYAIPTHPDPPFPEHQILTKVIDGLSATFWLYLNKDRLFATPMKIFLTILNVLIFAIAGCIR; from the exons ATGGCTCCCTCACCGGATCATCATGGGAGTGCAGTATTGAGTGATATGAACCGGGACGCAGAATATGATCTCAGCGACAAGGACACGGAAAAGCAGCAAGAGGAAAAAGCTCGTCCAGAATATCAGGACACCTTTGGCGATGAAGAATACGCCGAGGTGAAGTACAAGGTGTTGAGCTGGTGGTATGTTGTGGCGCTACCTCAGTTGTCAAAAGATGACAATTTACTGACCAGCTTCATACAGGCAATGTGGTTTTC TGATGGTCGCGGAAACAGTCTCACTGGGAATTCTCTCGTTACCCGCCGTGGTTGCTGCCTTAGGCCTTGCCCC TTCAGATGGCGCTACCCTCACATTCAAAGCATGGCCGATGCTGGCGAGGTCCTTCTCGGCAAGTTCGGCCGCGAGTTCTTGGGAACCGGCCAGCTTCTGCTAGTCATTTTCATTATGGCTAGTCACATCCTGACCTTTACGGTGGCTATGAATTCCATCACCGACCACGGAACCTGCTCCATTGTCTTTGGTGTTGTGGGACTAGTCATCTCATATGTCTTATGTTTACCGCGTACATCCGCCAAGGTGTCGTATTTGTCTATTGCTT CTTTCATCAGTGTCTTTAGCGCCGTAATGATTGTCATGATTGCCCTCGGCATCCAACGCCCGTGGCACGGTGGTGTCCAGGCAACCGTCGATACTAGCCTGTACAAGGCGTTCCTTGCTGTGTGCAACattgtattttctttct CGGGCCATGTTGCCTTTTTTGGATTCATGTCAGAACTCAAAGATCCGAAAGATTACCCCAaatctctctttcttcttcaaggcattGATGTCATCCTATACATCGTCACGGCTGTCGTTATTTACTACTACGCTGGCCAGGATGTGACTTCCCCTGCTTTAGGATCTGCTAGTCCCGTGGTGCGCAAGGTCGCCTACGGCATTGCGCTTCCTACT ATTATCATCGGTGGAGTAGTCAACGGCCACGTCGCGTGCAAGTACGTCTACGTCCGTCTGTTCCGTGGCAGCGACCGCATGCACAAGAAGGATCTAGTGGCCACCGGCTCTTGGGTACTTCTGATGCTGGGCCTGTGGATCGTGGCCTGGGTCATCGCGGAGGCGATTCCGGTATTCAATAATCTTCTGAGCTTAGTTGTACGTGATCTCGATTTCTCTGCACTTCCGCCAAATATCCAACTGACATATATACTAGGCCTCTCTCTTCGCGAGCTGGTTCACCTGTACGCTATACCAACCCACCCCGACCCTCCATTCCCTGAACATCAAATACTAACAAAAGTAATAGACGGCCTCAGCGCCACATTCTGGCTCTACCTCAACAAGGACCGCCTCTTCGCAACGCCAATGAAAATCTTCCTCACCATTCTCAATGTCCTTATATTCGCCATCGCAGGATGCATC CGCTAG
- a CDS encoding uncharacterized protein (predicted protein) — protein sequence MNQTVSPMVRKLPIPRQSKHYQHVHRDNPSPLSQDMAASPDNRVPACAIDIGRNEELTSSIPVRGVARNTREILDVLEEWTGCITTKEATPRPQVMPEVRKKGRRRILIQKYMFQISILTANGFGIFATWWFPHHWYLLMPFIGAGVVMNIAMIIALLVNLLYRWCYPEKPLIPETPESLVHLIPCYNETKDEMERSLNSLIMQKGISDHRRCIMIICDGKARGYGMEKTTGEYLLEDILIQKDYRVRITKAYLAWDQQFMDVEVQRGTYHDVPYFCIIKQHNQGKRDSLIAVRSFLYNYNIRHTHPETIFTSTFFVHMASFIKESGIDYIDNLIGMDADTVFDDHCISELLRCSRYEDTVGSVITHKVSCLPGCCQLLKICEETCGREVLFKRFGYCPVPTDGVLRHVRATASEDRNHVCHMLSARPRAQTRQALHAVAYTDVPQSWPVFLSQRRRWTLGATSNDLFLSSAPGVHWFERILACTNVMTWFLNVFIFASMARFIMAMFYVEAWIIFCFIAIALIPIVYYLIIPFWHIKPWRDASRFWIGCLIYIICGPFVNIAILLYSCHYLDSFGWGKTRQVVAEDNRDENGQATERTSLLPRT from the exons ATGAACCAAACGGTATCGCCCATGGTACGGAAATTGCCTATACCACGCCAATCGAAGCATTACCAGCACGTACATCGCGACAATCCCAGTCCCTTGAGCCAGGACATGGCTGCCTCTCCAGACAACAGAGTACCGGCGTGTGCAATTGACATTGGCAGAAATGAGGAGCTAACTTCAAGCATCCCCGTACGCGGTGTTGCGCGAAATACCCGAGAGATCCTAGATGTACTGGAGGAGTGGACTGGCTGTATCACGACCAAAGAAGCAACGCCACGTCCGCAGGTTATGCCAGAAGTGCGCAAGAAGGGTCGCAGAAGAATCCTGATTCAAAAGTACATGTTTCAAATCTCTATCCTCACAGCCAA TGGGTTCGGAATTTTTGCTACCTGGTGGTTCCCACATCACTGGTACCTCCTCATGCCTTTTATAGGTGCTGGTGTTGTGATGAATATCGCCATGATCATCGCTCTGCTGGTTAACCTACTCTATCGTTGGTGTTACCCAGAGAAGCCGCTGATACCAGAGACTCCAGAGAGCCTAGTCCATTTGATTCCATGCTATAACGAAAcgaaggatgagatggagCGGTCACTCAATTCACTAATAATGCAAAAAGGCATTTCAGATCATAGGCGATGTATTATGATTATCTGTGATGGCAAAGCTCGTGGTTACGGCATGGAGAAGACAACCGGAGAATATCTGTTAGAGGATATTCTCATCCAGAAAGACTACCGGGTCCGGATCACGAAAGCCTACCTGGCATGGGATCAACAATTCATGGATGTTGAAGTTCAGAGGGGGACCTACCACGACGTGCCGTACTTCTGCATTATCAAACAGCACAACCAAGGAAAGCGCGATAGTTTAATCGCAGTACGTTCGTTTTTGTACAACTACAATATCCGCCATACACATCCAGAGACAATATTCACGTCGACATTTTTTGTCCATATGGCTTCGTTTATCAAGGAGTCAGGGATTGATTATATTGACAATCTGATTGGGATGGATGCCGATACAGTATTTGATGACCACTGTATTAGCGAACTACTTCGATGTTCACGGTATGAGGACACTGTAGGG TCTGTGATTACGCATAAAGTATCTTGTCTCCCCGGCTGTTGCcagctgttgaagatctgtGAAGAGACTTGTGGACGTGAAGTGCTGTTCAAGAGATTCGGATACTGCCCTGTCCCTACTGATGGAGTTCTGCGACATGTTCGAGCCACTGCCAGTGAGGACCGCAATCATGTCTGCCATATGCTCTCTGCTCGTCCGAGGGCTCAGACTCGCCAGGCGCTCCATGCGGTAGCATATACAGACGTTCCACAGTCGTGGCCAGTCTTCCTGTCTCAACGCAGACGATGGACACTGGGTGCCACCTCAAATGACCTGTTTTTATCATCTGCTCCTGGCGTACATTGGTTCGAAAGGATCCTTGCTTGCACTAATGTGATGACATGGTTTCTTAATGTGTTCATCTTCGCCAGCATGGCTAGATTTATCATGGCAATGTTTT ATGTTGAGGCATGGATCATCTTCTGCTTCATTGCCATTGCACTGATCCCCATTGTTTATTATCTGATTATCCCCTTCTGGCACATTAAGCCATGGCGCGATGCCTCGCGCTTCTGGATCGGTTGCCTCATATATATTATCTGTGGCCCATTCGTTAACATAGCAATCCTGCTCTACTCTTGCCATTACTTAGATTCGTTTGGATGGGGCAAGACTCGTCAGGTGGTTGCCGAAGACAATAGGGATGAGAACGGACAAGCTACTGAACGGACATCATTACTGCCACGTACATAG
- a CDS encoding nucleotide sugar dehydrogenase (UDP-N-acetyl-D-mannosaminuronate dehydrogenase) yields MACFKLHGNGYSQGQISEPASIESNGLPTPPPESSSGKCQPEGDNVNKETFHTHAYDDPIIAVIGVGYIGLELVSAFARVYNNIIAFDINSQRIEEIRADLAKKNVKATSNPSDIAVATHFLICVPTTLHQACVDTTPLQGAISLLSEYARPGSTVVIESSVAVGMTRQLLKDVMRSCGLMAGMSPERVDPGRLSPAFEDIPKVISGLDDIAPGSLQSIEKLYGKVFHDLVPVSCPEVAEMTKLYENCQRMVCIAFANEMADACQSIGISAMEVSTAAATKPFGYQSYFPGLGVGGNCIPVNPYYLLSTSELPLLQAATEEMTKRPAKLGNRVMKKFYCNQASGAMSRVMQPRVLVVGVGFKRGQSFLSNSPSLALIRHLKDEWEASVEYADPLVSQEALPSIPKLDEARRWNTKSLTEEFDIIIVAVDQPGLDLTVLQRLDVVLVENFTSSVAAGCSQ; encoded by the coding sequence ATGGCCTGCTTCAAGTTGCACGGTAATGGCTATTCTCAAGGGCAGATTTCCGAGCCGGCTTCCATAGAAAGCAATGGCCTGCCTACGCCTCCTCCTGAAAGCAGTTCAGGGAAGTGCCAACCTGAAGGCGACAATGTGAACAAGGAAACCTTTCACACACATGCATATGATGACCCTATCATTGCTGTGATTGGCGTTGGCTATATCGGCCTCGAACTTGTATCTGCTTTCGCCAGGGtatacaacaacatcatcgccTTTGATATCAACAGTCAGCGCATTGAAGAGATCCGGGCTGATCTGGCCAAGAAAAATGTAAAAGCTACAAGCAATCCTTCCGATATCGCGGTGGCTACACACTTCTTGATATGTGTCCCCACAACACTCCATCAAGCCTGCGTTGATACGACACCCTTACAGGGCGCAATTAGCCTACTTTCGGAATACGCCCGTCCCGGATCAACAGTGGTTATCGAAAGCTCAGTCGCCGTGGGCATGACTAGACAGCTTCTGAAAGATGTTATGAGATCGTGCGGCCTCATGGCTGGCATGTCTCCGGAGCGAGTCGATCCAGGTCGACTCTCCCCTGCATTTGAGGATATCCCCAAAGTCATCTctggcttggatgatatCGCACCCGGATCCTTACAAAGCATTGAGAAACTGTACGGGAAGGTCTTCCATGATCTAGTCCCAGTCTCGTGTCCCGAGGTGGCTGAGATGACGAAATTGTACGAGAACTGTCAACGCATGGTTTGCATCGCCTTCGCAAATGAAATGGCAGATGCATGCCAATCCATCGGCATAAGCGCTATGGAGGTTTCTACGGCTGCGGCCACAAAGCCGTTTGGATATCAATCGTATTTCCCGGGACTGGGGGTTGGCGGAAATTGTATCCCTGTGAATCCATATTACCTCCTGTCTACATCTGAGCTGCCTCTACTTCAGGCGGCCACGGAGGAAATGACCAAGCGCCCCGCAAAATTGGGAAACCGGGTGATGAAGAAGTTTTATTGTAATCAAGCTTCCGGCGCAATGTCACGAGTCATGCAACCCCGAGTCCTTGTCGTTGGTGTAGGGTTCAAGCGTGGACAATCCTTTCTCAGCAACTCTCCTAGTCTTGCACTTATTCGGCATCTGAAAGATGAATGGGAGGCATCAGTCGAATACGCCGATCCGCTCGTTTCGCAGGAAGCGTTGCCTTCCATTCCGAAATTGGATGAAGCGAGGAGATGGAATACAAAATCGTTAACAGAAGAATTCGACATAATTATAGTGGCTGTTGACCAGCCGGGGCTGGATCTCACGGTTCTACAAAGATTAGATGTGGTGTTAGTCGAGAATTTCACGTCTTCCGTGGCGGCTGGATGCTCCCAATAG
- a CDS encoding sialidase family protein (predicted protein) has product MPGNFGQKILKTFGLDDNQHGHGQGQPPQQYQHYQPPPQQGYPGQLPGNRHIEDGDRDLHPDKHGTYPRLARLGDGSLLTSFTHFQGKTRVLAVSRSTDGGRTFQDWGEVSRGEGDVDNVFLLEVAPGTVLGAFRNHDIGPHGPTYFRITVCRSTDAGRSWHFLSQAAEKGAPNGIWEPFMRLGRQGEVQLTYSLEFAHNNQSTMMVQSFDGGATWTQPRCLHGDCDALRDGMNGIAPTWDNGREALVMIFETTSFGTFNLEALISYDDGQTWGWRHRVYVPPQGHNAGAPQIASFADGSLAVIFMTDEDHNEVSWTQNASIKVVFAGPPQNGQIQWSKPTVICPHTSHWPGIAPVDGNTLFATFECEGRPKAKAITLH; this is encoded by the coding sequence ATGCCTGGAAATTTTGGCCAGAAAATCCTCAAAACCTTCGGGTTAGACGATAATCAACATGGACACGGACAGGGCCAGCCTCCCCAACAATACCAGCACTATCAACCACCTCCACAGCAAGGATATCCAGGCCAGCTTCCTGGGAACCGTCACATTGAAGATGGTGACAGGGACCTTCACCCCGACAAACACGGTACATACCCCCGTCTCGCCAGACTGGGTGATGGATCGTTACTCACCTCGTTCACCCACTTCCAGGGCAAGACACGCGTGCTCGCCGTATCGAGAAGTACGGACGGCGGTCGGACCTTCCAGGACTGGGGAGAAGTAAGCCGCGGCGAGGGCGACGTCGACAACGTGTTTCTTCTGGAGGTCGCACCGGGCACTGTGTTGGGGGCATTCCGCAACCATGACATTGGGCCCCACGGCCCCACGTACTTCCGTATCACAGTTTGCCGGTCGACCGATGCCGGTAGGAGCTGGCACTTCCTGTCGCAGGCGGCAGAGAAGGGTGCACCAAACGGCATCTGGGAGCCCTTTATGCGGCTGGGCAGACAGGGCGAGGTCCAGCTGACGTATTCGCTGGAATTCGCGCATAACAACCAGAGCACGATGATGGTGCAGTCATTCGACGGCGGTGCCACCTGGACTCAGCCGCGGTGTCTGCATGGGGACTGTGATGCGTTGCGTGATGGGATGAACGGCATCGCACCGACTTGGGACAACGGTCGCGAGGCGCTGGTGATGATCTTCGAGACTACCTCCTTTGGCACTTTCAATTTGGAAGCGTTGATCTCCTACGACGATGGTCAGACTTGGGGCTGGCGTCATCGCGTGTATGTTCCGCCTCAGGGTCACAATGCCGGTGCTCCTCAGATTGCCTCCTTCGCTGATGGATCGCTGGCGGTTATCTTCATGACGGACGAGGATCACAATGAGGTCTCGTGGACGCAGAATGCCTCTATCAAGGTCGTCTTCGCTGGTCCGCCGCAGAATGGCCAGATTCAATGGTCCAAACCGACGGTTATCTGCCCTCATACTAGTCACTGGCCGGGTATTGCACCAGTGGATGGAAACACCCTATTCGCGACCTTCGAGTGTGAGGGTCGCCCGAAGGCGAAGGCGATCACCTTACACTAG
- a CDS encoding carboxymuconolactone decarboxylase family protein (predicted protein) produces the protein MRGFPLRLSPCNSLTRNPTTTQRLANRTNPRFSTISPLKMRLPYAPSEPPASDPDAADIYARIAARRNPRPLIPLDLSLLHSPPVADGWNSFLGAIRTRTIIDQGLLELAVSRVAVLTGAVYEWNAHAPLALKGGIQAQELQAVRTLPSTAVGEAAELSKAKEALAQSALTSRQKAIVQYADEMTQTVKVQDSTFAQLQTEGFSDREIVELTTGIAGYNCVSRVLVALDVGENNAREMKSVDDVLDVCTGSSYS, from the exons ATGAGGGGCTTTCCGCTTCGACTGTCCCCTTGTAACTCATTGACTCGaaatccaacaacaacccaaagACTTGCAAATAGAACAAACCCCAG ATTTTCGACAATCTCCCCATTGAAAATGCGTCTGCCCTACGCCCCCTCCGAACCCCCCGCATCCGACCCCGACGCGGCAGACATCTACGCCCGTATTGCAGCCCGTCGCAACCCCCGCCCTCTCATCCCGCTCGATCTATCCCTGCTGCATTCGCCCCCGGTCGCTGATGGCTGGAACAGCTTCCTCGGTGCCATCCGGACACGCACCATCATCGACCAAGGACTCCTAGAACTCGCTGTCTCTCGCGTGGCGGTCTTGACTGGGGCGGTCTACGAATGGAATGCTCATGCTCCCCTGGCTTTGAAGGGTGGAATCCAAGCGCAAGAGTTACAGGCCGTGCGGACCCTCCCTTCCACTGCCGttggagaagctgcagagCTATcgaaggccaaggaagctttGGCACAAAGCGCCTTGACTTCCCGGCAAAAGGCGATCGTGCAGTATGCGGATGAAATGACCCAGACGGTCAAGGTGCAGGATTCAACTTTTGCGCAGTTGCAGACGGAGGGTTTCTCGGATCGTGAGATTGTCGAATTGACGACCGGTATTGCGGGATATAACTGTGTTAGCCGGGTTTTGGTTGCTTTGGATGTTGGGGAGAATAATGCTAGGGAAATGAAGAGTGTGGATGA CGTGTTGGACGTATGCACTGGGTCAAGTTATTCGTAA
- a CDS encoding uncharacterized protein (predicted protein), translating to MRWLPLFALVAADIWSAVTAKPLLPTEDPWYDQPANIDTYAPGQTIRTRELSSQLSPFLPLPVDVKVESVHQYLFRTTDSLGNPIAAVNTLIKPRNADPSKLLAYALYYDSSNPACEPSYTLQPDSGSGLAGILSANNTLSTDTAFLAASLNQGWWVVTTDYEGVNAHFSAGVISGQATLDGVRGALIEAPKLGLSKDARYAMWGYSGGSIAVNYAAELQPTYAPELNFAGAAAGGNIANLSSTLQRVTGGPFAGLAFGSIDGLSKAYPNVSEWLDRSLVPEKRADFKKVASSCLIGEATQGFLKDVYSYFVNGKESFNEDVPQSVMRLAGQMGVHGTPKIPMYIYKPVHDEISPGADTDELVDTYCSDGATVEYIRDLVGGHGSLWITGSANAMGWIADRLDGKEVSHPGSCTKKDVLLSDLNPHMLPFFGEELWSTLKWTLGGFLGPR from the exons ATGCGCTGGCTTCCCCTCTTTGCCCTCGTCGCGGCCGATATCTGGTCTGCAGTGACAGCCAAGCCTCTTCTGCCAACGGAGGACCCTTGGTATGACCAGCCAGCTAATATTGACACCTATGCACCGGGGCAGACAATCCGAACTCGCGAGCTATCGAGCCAGTTGTcacccttcctccccctcccagTCGATGTGAAGGTTGAATCTGTGCATCAGTATCTATTCCGGACCACGGACAGCTTGGGAAACCCAATCGCCGCCGTAAACACCTTGATTAAGCCCCGTAATGCGGACCCGTCAAAGCTCCTTGCGTACGCGCTATACTACGACTCGTCAAACCCAGCCTGCGAGCCCTCTTATACCCTTCAGCCAGACTCGGGCTCTGGGCTTGCGGGAATTCTCTCTGCTAACAACACTCTGTCGACCGATACCGCGTTT TTGGCCGCCTCTCTGAACCAAGGATGGTGGGTCGTGACCACAGATTACGAAGGAGTGAACGCCCACTTTTCGGCCGGTGTGATCTCCGGTCAAGCGACTTTGGACGGTGTTCGTGGAGCTCTAATTGAAGCCCCTAAACTCGGTCTGTCAAAGGACGCTCGCTACGCCATGTGGGGATACTCTGGCGGTTCGATCGCCGTCAACTACGCCGCAGAGTTGCAGCCGACATACGCACCAGAGCTGAACTTCGCCGGTGCTGCCGCGGGAGGCAACATCGCCAATCTCAGCTCTACTCTCCAAAGAGTCACTGGCGGTCCATTTGCTGGACTTGCCTTCGGCTCTATTGATGGCCTGTCCAAGGCTTATCCCAATGTTTCCGAATGGCTCGACAGATCCCTTGTGCCCGAAAAGCGAGCGGACTTCAAGAAAGTTGCCAGCAGCTGCCTGATCGGCGAGGCTACTCAGGGATTCCTTAAGGATGTCTATTCATATTTCGTGAACGGCAAGGAGTCTTTCAACGAGGACGTTCCTCAGAGCGTGATGCGCCTGGCTGGACAGATGGGTGTGCACGGAACTCCCAAGATCCCCATGTACATCTACAAGCCGGTTCATGATGAGATCAGCCCCGGGGCAGACACCGATGAGCTGGTCGACACCTACTGCAGCGATGGCGCCACTGTGGAATACATCCGGGATCTGGTCGGTGGGCATGGTAGCTTATGGATCACTGGATCTGCTAATGCTATGGGATGGATCGCTGATCGTCTTGACGGGAAGGAGGTCTCCCATCCGGGATCGTGCACGAAGAAGGATGTGCTTCTCTCGGATCTCAACCCTCATATGCTGCCCTTCTTTGGAGAGGAGTTGTGGTCTACGCTGAAATGGACTTTGGGTGGTTTCTTGGGACCTCGGTGA
- a CDS encoding transcription factor domain-containing protein (predicted protein), translating to MTTQCRERIGVLLSDYANVIPNPYVPSRHALSRCLTGYLTGYHEHYPILHVPTLDLDSKSLQLILSMASLGARYCREPETSTALYQVAKAVTLEHIRREFQWVEPNSGINPNRQSAPSPAAREQDLLETLQALLMLVSVSSWHEHDPPYDESLYMRSYMETLLRQGGLNDLPAQDGSWESWVRSEETKRTRLIVFCYFNIQTIVFDLPPMVLTEECTLDLPCTEVEWQATTAGQWMEERSQSRGEPKLQDALASLFAHNPDIKGRLESFSSLGGYVLIHAIIQNIWLIQKSRRLPGFNGNSLSPSEVTSLELALEHWCQCWERNREASIDPFNPHGPLSFTSAALLRLAYIRLNADFSSARRLQTWNPEEIARSLKENLSVERNDRLTRAALHCAHALSTPIKLGINYVAQTQVHSWSLQYALCSLECAVLLAKWLEEVTVASPNPSLTEQESKLLEFVIEMVMETRHGVSREWLLANNTRLSAIVTRLWARLFTADYIWELVNLMGRALNSYADLLERMH from the coding sequence ATGACAACGCAATGTAGAGAGCGCATTGGTGTCCTTCTATCTGATTACGCGAATGTCATCCCAAACCCATACGTCCCGTCCCGACATGCTCTCTCACGTTGCCTGACCGGTTACCTCACTGGGTACCATGAACATTATCCCATTCTCCATGTCCCCACCCTTGATCTTGATTCCAAGTCATTGCAGTTGATTTTATCCATGGCCAGTCTGGGCGCCCGGTATTGTAGGGAGCCGGAAACGAGCACCGCCCTCTACCAAGTCGCCAAGGCTGTGACGCTTGAACATATCCGAAGAGAATTCCAATGGGTAGAACCTAACAGTGGTATCAACCCAAACCGACAATCAGCGCCATCGCCTGCAGCCAGAGAACAGGATCTTCTAGAGACGCTACAAGCTCTCTTGATGCTAGTATCCGTATCCTCCTGGCATGAACATGATCCGCCTTATGATGAATCGTTATACATGCGGAGCTACATGGAAACACTACTCAGACAGGGAGGGCTGAATGACCTCCCGGCGCAAGACGGGTCATGGGAGAGTTGGGTACGAAGCGAAGAAACAAAGCGAACGCGACTAATCGTGTTTTGCTACTTCAACATTCAAACTATTGTCTTCGATTTGCCACCTATGGTGCTCACTGAGGAGTGTACGCTTGATCTCCCGTGTACAGAAGTAGAATGGCAAGCCACAACCGCCGGCCAATGGATGGAGGAAAGGAGTCAGAGCCGAGGCGAACCAAAATTACAAGATGCTCTCGCTTCGCTTTTCGCACACAACCCGGATATAAAAGGGCGACTGGAGAGCTTTTCCTCGTTAGGCGGCTACGTGCTCATTCACGCAATTATTCAAAATATCTGGCTCATCCAGAAATCCCGTCGGCTGCCCGGTTTCAATGGTAACTCCCTTTCCCCGTCCGAAGTGACCTCGTTAGAACTCGCCTTGGAACATTGGTGCCAATGCTGGGAGCGCAATCGGGAGGCATCCATTGACCCCTTTAACCCACATGGTCCGTTATCATTCACATCCGCTGCTCTCCTCCGATTAGCCTATATTCGCCTGAATGCCGACTTCAGTTCGGCCCGACGGCTCCAAACTTGGAACCCGGAGGAGATCGCCCGGTCCTTGAAAGAGAACCTCAGTGTCGAGCGGAACGACCGGTTAACTCGCGCGGCGCTGCATTGCGCTCACGCCCTGAGTACTCCTATCAAACTAGGAATCAACTATGTCGCTCAGACGCAGGTGCACTCGTGGTCGCTCCAGTACGCACTATGCTCACTAGAATGTGCCGTTCTACTCGCGAAATGGCTCGAAGAAGTGACGGTCGCAAGTCCCAACCCTAGTCTGACCGAACAGGAAAGCAAGCTCTTGGAGTTCGTTATCgagatggtgatggagaCTCGACACGGAGTATCCCGCGAATGGCTCTTGGCCAACAATACCCGTCTGAGTGCGATTGTTACCCGGCTGTGGGCTCGACTGTTTACTGCAGATTATATCTGGGAGTTGGTCAATTTGATGGGTCGGGCTTTGAATAGCTATGCGGATTTATTGGAAAGGATGCATTAG
- a CDS encoding fungal specific transcription factor domain-containing protein (predicted protein), with product MAGLFEQCDVPADLSALLFAIYFAATTSLLSINEGDFLGGQKHAAVQKYQRGLEVSLYNSSFLDSPTITSLQAMAIYVRCRRFHSSGRSNWVLNGLTIYAAQSIGLHRDGSNFNLPILECELRRRLWWHIITADKRVAEDHGLVGGFETISNTKLPLNVDDSDLSPQLKTPPAAKETWTEMTMFLITAEASKVFARIHRVSLQSQPGKDVHDESRKLVADFDTRLSRTYLKYCDQNVPVQKATFLLGRLLLCKAKALVHIQSLNGLSAKQSAKHINEETLSYACVGLECGSEMLTDEVLKSYSWLSSSYTPYHLLTYALWHLCVCPETPGVTRAWNAVQKCFELTERDSGWRECDPHWAVLCGLRQKALTIQRSRLGAKSGEELSGLYSMDQAVLPDTGSEIDFGDALMPWDLDPLAFFDWTSFAPTF from the exons ATGGCAGGTCTATTTGAACAAT GTGATGTACCAGCGGATCTAAGCGCGCTTCTATTTGCAATCTACTTCGCTGCAACCACGAGCTTACTATCTATCAATGAGGGCGATTTTTTGGGTGGCCAGAAACATGCCGCTGTGCAGAAATATCAACGGGGATTGGAAGTTTCGCTGTACAATTCTTCGTTTCTGGACTCACCGACCATAACCTCTCTACAGGCTATGGCTATCTATGTC CGATGTCGCCGATTCCATAGCAGCGGTCGCTCGAACTGGGTTTTGAACGGTCTGACAATATACGCGGCTCAGTCAATCGGGCTTCATCGCGATGGAAGCAATTTCAATCTGCCGATTCTCGAATGTGAGCTGCGACGTCGTCTGTGGTGGCATATTATCACCGCCGATAAGCGAGTGGCCGAAGATCATGGACTCGTCGGGGGCTTTGAGACTATCTCCAACACCAAGCTGCCATTGAACGTCGACGACAGCGACCTTAGTCCCCAGTTGAAGACTCCGCCAGCTGCAAAAGAAACGTGGACGGAGATGACCATGTTCTTGATTACCGCAGAGGCGAGTAAGGTATTTGCGCGCATCCACCGGGTTTCGTTGCAATCGCAACCTGGTAAAGATGTGCATGATGAATCCCGGAAGCTCGTGGCCGACTTTGACACTCGTTTGAGTAGAACATATCTGAAATATTGCGACCAGAACGTTCCAGTCCAGAAAGCTACGTTTCTGTTGGGCCGCCTACTCCTCTGTAAAGCCAAGGCTTTGGTGCACATTCAGTCACTCAATGGCCTAAGTGCTAAGCAATCTGCAAAGCACATTAACGAGGAAACCCTCTCCTATGCATGCGTGGGACTCGAATGCGGATCCGAGATGCTCACGGATGAAGTGCTCAAGAGCTACAGTTGGTTGTCCTCAAGCTACACTCCGTACCATCTGCTCACGTATGCCCTGTGGCATCTATGCGTCTGTCCCGAAACCCCTGGTGTTACGCGAGCCTGGAACGCTGTCCAGAAATGCTTCGAGTTAACAGAGCGCGATTCAGGCTGGCGGGAGTGTGATCCTCATTGGGCCGTTTTGTGTGGACTTCGACAGAAGGCATTGACGATCCAACGATCTCGTTTAGGCGCGAAGTCAGGAGAAGAACTATCTGGTCTGTATTCCATGGACCAAGCAGTACTGCCAGATACTGGTTCGGAGATCGACTTTGGAGATGCCCTGATGCCCTGGGATCTTGATCCTCTTGCATTCTTTGATTGGACCTCCTTTGCCCCCACGTTTTGA